One Aegilops tauschii subsp. strangulata cultivar AL8/78 chromosome 7, Aet v6.0, whole genome shotgun sequence genomic window carries:
- the LOC109743922 gene encoding protein ACCELERATED CELL DEATH 6 isoform X1, giving the protein MDLGHHSIQLSAGPGSPAAATAPQPGDGGTMSPELYLALCRGRKKEAMALLRQQHGAAAANQVAGIQQVSAEGNNVLHLAAEHGHDKLIHCLMSFGDRSLLSSRNSTLDTPLHCAARAGHGKAVSLLVQLSCEGGDDSTLWCKNEAGNTALHLAARLGHGASVEAIVSVAPGLAFEVNNTGVSVLYLAVMSGSLPTVRSITTRCGNASAAGLSSQNALHAAVFQGSEMVRLLLEWTPCGPSLASQADGTGSTPLHFASSTGDHLSVVGAILRAVPPCVVRMRDSGGLSALHVAAGMGHDRVAESLIKACPDAAELRDDHGGTFLHAAARGGHLKVVRLAIKKRTLRGLLNAQDGDGNTPLHLAVAAGAPAVAEALMGKGKVRDDIMNNDGQTPLDLAVRSTSFFSMVSLVATLAAFGAQSRPERRDRVQQWDGREITKAIEKTSDSLAVIAVLVASVAFTAANNLPGSYEQSGGGTDPEGKEVIKGMAVLQNEAIFKCFLILDSFALVTSVLAVVLLLYGKASRSAGSWRTFAAALHCLWLSLVSMVLAFYAALAAVTSTAAVRSIAYNIIRNALFVLLAVVSHFVSPRVSSRTLSKYLWQCGSRGRRSVVVQQYPLVGAFMRNLILFRVANYVVVLVGVTTVLALR; this is encoded by the exons ATGGACCTCGGGCATCACTCCATCCAGCTCAGTGCGGGCCCTGGCTCGCCGGCTGCCGCGACGGCGCCGCAGCCGGGCGACGGCGGCACGATGAGCCCCGAGCTGTACCTTGCCCTGTGCCGGGGGAGAAAgaaggaagccatggcgctgctTCGGCAACAGCACGGTGCCGCCGCCGCTAATCAGGTTGCCG GCATACAGCAAGTCAGCGCAGAGGGGAACAACGTTCTTCATTTGGCCGCGGAGCACGGGCACGACAAGCTCATCCACTGTCTCATGAGCTTCGGGGACAGGAGCTTGCTCTCTTCCCGGAACTCGACTCTGGACACACCTCTGCACTGCGCGGCGAGGGCAGGGCATGGCAAGGCCGTGTCCCTCCTCGTCCAGCTCTCGTGCGAGGGCGGAGATGATAGCACCTTGTGGTGCAAGAACGAGGCAGGGAACACGGCCCTTCATCTGGCGGCGAGGCTCGGCCATGGCGCATCAGTTGAGGCTATCGTTTCTGTGGCACCGGGGCTAGCCTTTGAGGTTAACAACACCGGCGTGTCGGTGCTGTACTTGGCGGTGATGAGCGGATCTTTGCCAACCGTCAGATCGATAACGACCAGGTGCGGCAACGCGTCGGCTGCCGGCCTGAGCTCACAGAATGCTTTGCACGCCGCCGTCTTCCAGGGCTCAG AAATGGTGAGGCTACTACTGGAGTGGACGCCATGTGGCCCATCCCTGGCTAGCCAAGCCGACGGCACCGGCAGCACTCCGCTTCATTTCGCCTCGTCCACCGGCGACCACCTCTCCGTCGTAGGCGCCATCCTACGCGCCGTGCCGCCGTGCGTGGTGCGCATGCGGGACTCCGGCGGCCTCTCCGCTCTCCATGTCGCGGCGGGGATGGGCCACGACCGCGTCGCCGAGTCGCTGATCAAggcctgccccgacgccgccgagCTCCGGGACGACCACGGCGGGACCTTCTTGCACGCCGCGGCCAGGGGAGGCCACCTCAAGGTGGTGCGGCTGGCCATCAAGAAACGGACGTTGCGTGGCCTCCTGAACGCGCAGGACGGGGACGGCAACACGCCCCTCCACCTCGCGGTGGCTGCGGGCGCGCCGGCCGTTGCGGAGGCCCTGATGGGGAAGGGCAAAGTGCGGGACGACATCATGAACAATGACGGCCAGACGCCGTTGGACCTCGCTGTGAGATCGACCAGCTTCTTCTCCATGGTCAGCTTGGTGGCGACGCTGGCCGCGTTCGGAGCACAGTCCCGTCCCGAGAGGCGGGACCGCGTGCAGCAGTGGGACGGCCGCGAGATAACGAAGGCGATAGAGAAGACGTCCGACAGCCTCGCGGTGATCGCCGTCCTCGTCGCCAGTGTCGCCTTCACCGCCGCCAACAACCTGCCCGGCTCGTACGAGCAGAGCGGCGGCGGCACCGATCCCGAAGGGAAGGAGGTCATCAAAGGCATGGCGGTCCTCCAGAACGAGGCCATCTTCAAGTGCTTCCTCATCCTGGACAGCTTCGCCCTGGTGACCTCCGTGCTCGCGGTGGTGCTGCTCCTCTACGGCAAGGCGTCGCGCTCCGCCGGGTCATGGAGAACCTTCGCGGCGGCGTTGCACTGCCTGTGGCTGTCCCTGGTGAGCATGGTCCTGGCATTCTACGCGGCCCTGGCCGCCGTCACGAGCACGGCGGCTGTCCGCAGCATCGCCTACAACATCATACGCAATGCCCTTTTCGTGCTGTTGGCCGTGGTCTCGCACTTTGTCAGCCCTCGGGTGTCGTCCCGCACGCTATCCAAGTACCTGTGGCAATGTGGCTCTAGAGGACGGCGCAGTGTCGTCGTGCAGCAATATCCACTCGTCGGCGCTTTCATGCGCAACCTGATTCTGTTCAGggttgcaaattatgttgtagtgCTTGTGGGCGTTACCACGGTCTTAGCACTTCGGTGA
- the LOC120970005 gene encoding uncharacterized protein yields the protein MAAPQRNGVGGELLRQGVTGEEGGGHSAVQAWLGSSSFPAQRSPRPSLPVAQVDRESSDPEVRAARAVAKSIHADPDGGHRWAFAFGGVSLDEDIWEMRLHFQGTDNMERKYPVSSDISYLTILALAELEGYGMEAFLTYVKEEGKGLEGVEVLDSEEALEQMLDLFVDKKILNITVRKPTDPSPADVNMDHSLLEEQIPISNVGEEVVYSVSQQGVLYPLQNATLAPEIPEEPYLNTQHSCNLNKWKNVVEEEEDVEVEHEEDEDEDEDEMDKSSSDFEFFRGDYKGQTISYKAWCRGEDEAGTGTSHKPREEEDTAEHYCGANSEPSEFREEDQILSEHEEPSVVPKKGAKKLKPVRKPGPTINSHSEPENIKFEDFVPEPDEYCFPGDFGLSVEEEVPRLPSGRKRRLKKRKERRWYDPSVPDAHEQFALHLCFLNVVEFREALRNFHVRTLRNFEYHRNEPTRVIAWCSDRKQGCQFYIVASRIANESTFSIKKMNLDHTCGASEESTKVTVNWVAKVCEDTIRSNPGAGVETILSYTKKTFGVHVPKSLAYRARKQALEFVQGDHKLQYHRLRDYLQCVLDTNPGSRCIVTTKEDLENPAPTPRFHYMFYCLFACKEGFLNGCRPFIGLDGCFIKLSTGQQILAATGRDGNNNIFPIAFGVVDKEETDSWTWFLTQLRTVIGSGNKFGKYTIMSDRQKGLLNAINDVFPDSPQRFCLRHIYANFQSAGFRGEELKKHLDQAAYSFTKNGHEKGMENLKKESFEAWQWLSQYQTIHGLDIKWILFAKLTWLLTTLVKFSTG from the exons ATGGCGGCGCCGCAGCGAAatggcgtcggcggcgagcttTTGAGGCAAGGCGTCACCGGCGAGGAGGGCGGTGGACATTCAGCGGTTCAGGCATGGCTAGGCAGCTCTAGCTTCCCAGCGCAGCGGTCGCCGCGGCCATCACTGCCCGTGGCTCAGGTGGATCGAGAGAGCTCAGATCCGGAAGTCCGCGCTGCTAGGGCAGTGGCCAAGTCCATCCACGCGGATCCAGATGGCGGCCACAGGTGGGCGTTCGCGTTTGGTGGAGTGAG CTTAGATGAAGACATTTGGGAAATGAGGCTGCATTTCCAAGGAACAGATAATATGGAGAGAAAGTATCCAGTTTCTTCAGATATTAGTTATCTGACCATATTAGCATTGGCTGAGTTGGAGGGGTATGGAATGGAGGCTTTTCTAACTTATGTAAAGGAAGAGGGAAAGGGCTTGGAGGGGGTGGAGGTCCTGGATAGTGAGGAGGCATTAGAGCAAATGCTTGACTTATTTGTTGATAAGAAGATCCTGAACATCACTGTCAGAAAGCCTACTGATCCAAGCCCAGCAGATGTTAATATGGATCACAGCTTGCTTGAGGAACAGATTCCCATTAGTAATGTTGGTGAGGAAGTTGTTTATAGTGTTTCCCAACAAGGTGTCCTGTATCCACTCCAGAATGCAACTTTGGCACCAGAAATCCCTGAGGAGCCCTATCTTAACACACAACATAGTTGTAATTTGAACAAGTGGAAAAATGttgtggaagaagaagaagatgtagAAGTAGAACATGaggaagatgaagatgaagatgaagatgagatGGACAAATCTTCTTCAGATTTTGAGTTTTTTAGgggtgattacaaagggcagacAATATCATACAAGGCTTGGTGTAGGGGTGAAGATGAGGCTGGCACAGGGACAAGTCATAAGCCTAGGGAAGAGGAAGATACTGCAGAGCACTATTGTGGAGCAAACTCAGAACCATCAGAGTTTAGGGAGGAAGACCAAATCCTTTCTGAACATGAAGAACCCTCAGTTGTACCAAAGAAAGGAGCAAAGAAGCTTAAGCCTGTCAGAAAACCAGGCCCAACTATCAACTCACACAGTGAGCCTGAAAACATCAAGTTTGAAGATTTTGTGCCTGAACCTGATGAATACTGCTTTCCAGGTGATTTTGGCCTTAGTGTTGAAGAAGAAGTTCCAAGGTTGCCTTCTGGTAGGAAGAGAAGgttgaagaagaggaaggagaggaggTGGTATGATCCATCAGTCCCTGATGCACATGAGCAGTTTGCATTGCATTTGTGCTTCCTAAATGTTGTGGAGTTCAGAGAAGCACTAAGAAATTTCCATGTCAGGACACTTAGGAATTTTGAGTATCACAGAAATGAACCAACTAGGGTTATTGCTTGGTGCTCTGATAGAAAGCAAGGTTGTCAGTTTTACATAGTGGCCTCTAGAATAGCTAATGAGTCAACTTTCAGCATCAAGAAGATGAATTTGGATCACACTTGTGGAGCAAGTGAAGAAAGCACCAAGGTTACAGTCAATTGGGTTGCCAAGGTTTGTGAGGATACCATTAGATCAAACCCTGGAGCTGGTGTTGAGACAATTCTGTCATACACAAAGAAAACATTTGGTGTTCATGTGCCTAAAAGCTTGGCATATAGGGCAAGGAAGCAAGCACTTGAATTTGTGCAAGGAGATCACAAACTCCAATATCACAGACTAAGGGACTATCTCCAGTGTGTGCTAGATACTAATCCAGGCAGTAGATGCATAGTGACAACAAAAGAGGACCTAGAAAATCCAGCTCCTACCCCCAGGTTTCACTACATGTTCTACTGCCTTTTTGCATGCAAAGAGGGCTTTCTAAATGGATGCAGGCCATTCATAG GTTTAGATGGTTGCTTCATCAAGCTCAGCACTGGACAACAAATATTGGCAGCTACTGGCAGGGATGGGAACAACAACATCTTCCCCATTGCATTTGGTGTTGTTGACAAGGAAGAGACAGACAGCTGGACATGGTTTCTCACACAGCTTAGAACtgttattgggagtgggaacaagTTTGGCAAGTACACAATTATGTCTGACAGACAAAAG GGATTGTTGAATGCAATCAATGATGTATTCCCTGACTCCCCACAAAGGTTTTGTCTTAGACATATATATGCCAACTTCCAATCTGCTGGTTTTAGAGGGGAGGAACTCAAGAAACACTTAGATCAAGCTGCCTATTCCTTCACTAAGAATGGTCATGAAAAAGGGATGGAAAATTTGAAGAAAGAAAGTTTTGAAGCTTGGCAGTGGTTGTCACAGTACCAGACCATACATGGGCTAGATATAAAATGGATACTGTTTGCAAAACTGACCTGGTTGTTAACAACCTTAGTGAAGTTTTCAACAGGATGA
- the LOC109743922 gene encoding protein ACCELERATED CELL DEATH 6 isoform X2, protein MDLGHHSIQLSAGPGSPAAATAPQPGDGGTMSPELYLALCRGRKKEAMALLRQQHGIQQVSAEGNNVLHLAAEHGHDKLIHCLMSFGDRSLLSSRNSTLDTPLHCAARAGHGKAVSLLVQLSCEGGDDSTLWCKNEAGNTALHLAARLGHGASVEAIVSVAPGLAFEVNNTGVSVLYLAVMSGSLPTVRSITTRCGNASAAGLSSQNALHAAVFQGSEMVRLLLEWTPCGPSLASQADGTGSTPLHFASSTGDHLSVVGAILRAVPPCVVRMRDSGGLSALHVAAGMGHDRVAESLIKACPDAAELRDDHGGTFLHAAARGGHLKVVRLAIKKRTLRGLLNAQDGDGNTPLHLAVAAGAPAVAEALMGKGKVRDDIMNNDGQTPLDLAVRSTSFFSMVSLVATLAAFGAQSRPERRDRVQQWDGREITKAIEKTSDSLAVIAVLVASVAFTAANNLPGSYEQSGGGTDPEGKEVIKGMAVLQNEAIFKCFLILDSFALVTSVLAVVLLLYGKASRSAGSWRTFAAALHCLWLSLVSMVLAFYAALAAVTSTAAVRSIAYNIIRNALFVLLAVVSHFVSPRVSSRTLSKYLWQCGSRGRRSVVVQQYPLVGAFMRNLILFRVANYVVVLVGVTTVLALR, encoded by the exons ATGGACCTCGGGCATCACTCCATCCAGCTCAGTGCGGGCCCTGGCTCGCCGGCTGCCGCGACGGCGCCGCAGCCGGGCGACGGCGGCACGATGAGCCCCGAGCTGTACCTTGCCCTGTGCCGGGGGAGAAAgaaggaagccatggcgctgctTCGGCAACAGCACG GCATACAGCAAGTCAGCGCAGAGGGGAACAACGTTCTTCATTTGGCCGCGGAGCACGGGCACGACAAGCTCATCCACTGTCTCATGAGCTTCGGGGACAGGAGCTTGCTCTCTTCCCGGAACTCGACTCTGGACACACCTCTGCACTGCGCGGCGAGGGCAGGGCATGGCAAGGCCGTGTCCCTCCTCGTCCAGCTCTCGTGCGAGGGCGGAGATGATAGCACCTTGTGGTGCAAGAACGAGGCAGGGAACACGGCCCTTCATCTGGCGGCGAGGCTCGGCCATGGCGCATCAGTTGAGGCTATCGTTTCTGTGGCACCGGGGCTAGCCTTTGAGGTTAACAACACCGGCGTGTCGGTGCTGTACTTGGCGGTGATGAGCGGATCTTTGCCAACCGTCAGATCGATAACGACCAGGTGCGGCAACGCGTCGGCTGCCGGCCTGAGCTCACAGAATGCTTTGCACGCCGCCGTCTTCCAGGGCTCAG AAATGGTGAGGCTACTACTGGAGTGGACGCCATGTGGCCCATCCCTGGCTAGCCAAGCCGACGGCACCGGCAGCACTCCGCTTCATTTCGCCTCGTCCACCGGCGACCACCTCTCCGTCGTAGGCGCCATCCTACGCGCCGTGCCGCCGTGCGTGGTGCGCATGCGGGACTCCGGCGGCCTCTCCGCTCTCCATGTCGCGGCGGGGATGGGCCACGACCGCGTCGCCGAGTCGCTGATCAAggcctgccccgacgccgccgagCTCCGGGACGACCACGGCGGGACCTTCTTGCACGCCGCGGCCAGGGGAGGCCACCTCAAGGTGGTGCGGCTGGCCATCAAGAAACGGACGTTGCGTGGCCTCCTGAACGCGCAGGACGGGGACGGCAACACGCCCCTCCACCTCGCGGTGGCTGCGGGCGCGCCGGCCGTTGCGGAGGCCCTGATGGGGAAGGGCAAAGTGCGGGACGACATCATGAACAATGACGGCCAGACGCCGTTGGACCTCGCTGTGAGATCGACCAGCTTCTTCTCCATGGTCAGCTTGGTGGCGACGCTGGCCGCGTTCGGAGCACAGTCCCGTCCCGAGAGGCGGGACCGCGTGCAGCAGTGGGACGGCCGCGAGATAACGAAGGCGATAGAGAAGACGTCCGACAGCCTCGCGGTGATCGCCGTCCTCGTCGCCAGTGTCGCCTTCACCGCCGCCAACAACCTGCCCGGCTCGTACGAGCAGAGCGGCGGCGGCACCGATCCCGAAGGGAAGGAGGTCATCAAAGGCATGGCGGTCCTCCAGAACGAGGCCATCTTCAAGTGCTTCCTCATCCTGGACAGCTTCGCCCTGGTGACCTCCGTGCTCGCGGTGGTGCTGCTCCTCTACGGCAAGGCGTCGCGCTCCGCCGGGTCATGGAGAACCTTCGCGGCGGCGTTGCACTGCCTGTGGCTGTCCCTGGTGAGCATGGTCCTGGCATTCTACGCGGCCCTGGCCGCCGTCACGAGCACGGCGGCTGTCCGCAGCATCGCCTACAACATCATACGCAATGCCCTTTTCGTGCTGTTGGCCGTGGTCTCGCACTTTGTCAGCCCTCGGGTGTCGTCCCGCACGCTATCCAAGTACCTGTGGCAATGTGGCTCTAGAGGACGGCGCAGTGTCGTCGTGCAGCAATATCCACTCGTCGGCGCTTTCATGCGCAACCTGATTCTGTTCAGggttgcaaattatgttgtagtgCTTGTGGGCGTTACCACGGTCTTAGCACTTCGGTGA